In Uranotaenia lowii strain MFRU-FL chromosome 2, ASM2978415v1, whole genome shotgun sequence, one genomic interval encodes:
- the LOC129748049 gene encoding solute carrier family 17 member 9-like translates to MVKTPMEEKLKYSLLRDLNDSQSIWTRNEKRTWFLTLLAGTCMLYSTRTTMPLLVPTVASERKWSKTDSGTVLSSFFWGYTLTQVLGGYLSDKFGGQKVILLAAIGWSMITFWMPNIITSASYLSSYSIPFIVAIRIVNGACQGVHYPSMISITSQNLSSNERTSFFSILTSGSALGTLLTGILGSFILDYFGWPTVFRVIGFLGLTWTLLLRYYTISSDRNRIINLSQPSRICPKLGSTETVPWLRLFGRASFWACVLGHACEMNCFFVLLSWLPTYFHENFPLAKGWVVNMIPWLALPPVTLFGKFLTERLMVRQWSLTRIRKVVQSICFLGQNVALFIMCHTSEFNTALTCMSIIIGLSGFHNNAITVNPQDLAPSHSGSVFGLMNTVGAIPGFLGVYLAGHILELTQSWSAVFSTAAAINTVGWVVFTIFGSAEAIV, encoded by the exons ATGGTCAAAACTCCGATGGAGGAGAAACTCAAGTACTCGCTACTTCGAGATCTCAACGACAGCCAAAGTATATGGACCAG aaatgAAAAACGGACCTGGTTCTTGACCCTGTTGGCTGGAACATGTATGTTGTACTCGACGAGGACGACGATGCCACTGCTTGTTCCGACAGTGGCTTCGGAGCGAAAGTGGAGCAAAACCGACTCCGGCACGGTGCTGAGCTCGTTCTTCTGGGGCTACACACTGACCCAGGTTCTGGGGGGTTATCTTAGCGATAAGTTCGGTGGCCAGAAAGTGATCCTGCTGGCCGCTATCGGGTGGTCGATGATCACCTTTTGGATGCCAAATATCATCACATCAGCATCGTATCTGTCCAGCTACTCTATTCCGTTCATCGTAGCGATCCGGATAGTTAATGGTGCCTGTCAGGGTGTTCACTACCCTAGCATGATCAGCATCACTAGTCAAAATCTAAGCTCGAATGAACGGACCAGCTTCTTTAGTATTCTTACATCGGGATCAGCCCTGGGTACTCTGCTCACTGGAATCCTAGGATCGTTCATCCTAGATTACTTCGGCTGGCCAACAGTGTTTCGGGTGATTGGCTTTCTCGGATTGACCTGGACCTTACTGCTGCGCTACTACACAATATCTTCAGATCGGAATCGAATCATAAATCTTTCGCAACCGAGTCGGATCTGTCCCAAGCTAGGCTCAACGGAAACCGTTCCATGGTTGCGGCTATTCGGTCGGGCTTCGTTTTGGGCCTGTGTCCTGGGACATGCCTGTGAGATGAACTGTTTTTTCGTGCTGCTGTCCTGGCTACCGACAtactttcatgaaaatttcccTCTTGCGAAG GGTTGGGTTGTCAACATGATCCCCTGGCTTGCACTGCCACCGGTAACGTTGTTCGGTAAATTCCTCACCGAACGCTTGATGGTTCGGCAATGGTCCCTTACCCGTATCCGTAAAGTGGTTCAGAGTATCTGCTTCCTCGGCCAGAACGTGGCCCTCTTCATCATGTGTCACACATCGGAATTCAACACGGCACTGACCTGCATGTCAATTATCATCG GTCTCTCCGGATTTCACAACAACGCTATTACGGTAAACCCTCAGGACCTGGCCCCCAGTCATTCGGGTAGCGTTTTCGGGCTGATGAATACGGTCGGTGCGATTCCGGGCTTCCTCGGCGTTTACCTGGCAGGGCACATCCTGGAGCTGACGCAGAGTTGGTCCGCGGTTTTCAGCACCGCGGCAGCCATCAACACGGTCGGTTGGGTTGTGTTTACGATTTTCGGTTCGGCCGAGGCGATTGTTTGA
- the LOC129748053 gene encoding uncharacterized protein LOC129748053 — MDTLAEPKPQELRNKRRTELRWDRQVHRKADIDLNRAGLGEMLQEVRDIENLTPQHIKGLASRIKRRKRADSKDLVRLSYGFQQAEANISEFIRITGAINVVVKELTGHDSDLQQLAAECLCNLSLGDEVYCEKVATFAGTYLITFLENLSHRRLQITCLWTLQNIVASGPKACKVLHSQGVVSCLNHLLDIGGQSDPLPDVLLCIELILSYEFQFFGKDILLTTTMPLVMKKASSCNSLKVLYKALSLTNFEVLEYDAVPEIVTFCLKSLASGSEELRLSSTLLAIRILANLVASQEGCCTYLFERCLQQNIRFGCLFNDFAEAEEHAICRELLWLLGNIYRQAGKVELEQYLGYDQFCTQLVVPKKLLV, encoded by the exons ATGGACACTCTCGCTGAACCAAAACCCCAGGAACTTCGGAACAAACGCCGAACCGAACTTCGCTGGGATCGTCAAGTGCACCGAAAGGCCGACATCGATCTCAATCGAGCCGGTCTCGGAGAAATGCTTCAGGAAGTTCGGGACATCGAGAACCTTACCCCGCAACACATCAAAGGTCTTGCGTCCCGCATCAAACGTCGCAAGCGTGCCGATTCGAAGGACCTGGTCAGACTGAGCTATGGCTTCCAGCAGGCTGAGGCAAACATTTCGGAATTCATACGGATTACCGGGGCCATTAACGTCGTTGTCAAGGAGCTGACCGGTCACGATTCCGATCTGCAACAGCTGGCCGCAGAATGTTTGTGCAATCTCAGCCTGGGCGATGAGGTATACTGCGAAAAGGTGGCCACCTTTGCCGGGACCTATCTGATCACGTTTCTGGAAAATTTGAGCCATCGGCGGTTGCAG ATAACCTGCCTGTGGACTCTTCAGAACATCGTTGCTTCGGGTCCAAAAGCTTGCAAAGTTCTACATTCACAAGGAGTTGTATCCTGTCTCAATCATCTGTTGGATATTGGGGGGCAAAGCGATCCACTTCCCGATGTTCTGCTCTGCATAGAACTGATTCTGTCGTACGAGTTTCAGTTCTTTGg CAAGGACATTTTACTAACAACCACAATGCCCCTTGTGATGAAGAAAGCTTCCAGCTGCAACAGTCTCAAAGTCCTGTACAAAGCGTTAAGTTTGAcaaatttcgaggttttggaatACGACGCAGTACCAGAAATCGTAACGTTCTGTTTGAAATCGTTGGCTTCTGGCTCCGAAGAGCTGCGACTTTCATCAACTCTTCTAGCGATCCGAATCCTGGCCAACCTTGTAGCGTCTCAAGAAGGATGCTGCACCTATTTGTTTGAACGTTGTCTACAACAGAACATCCGATTCGGTTGTCTGTTCAATGACTTTGCAGAAGCTGAGGAACATGCTATCTGTCGAGAACTTCTGTGGTTGTTGGGAAACATTTATCGCCAAGCGGGCAAGGTCGAACTGGAGCAATATTTAGGTTACGATCAATTCTGCACCCAGTTGGTGGTGCCGAAAAAGTTGTTGGTTTGA